The genome window TTTCTCACAGATGGTTTCTTTCACTGGCCTTCCCAACAGAGCTGAGACATAACTGAGAAGTTTTCTTTTGACATTATGGAATAAATGAAGGTTTACTACTGTGAATTGGACCACAGCATCATAAATATTGAACAATGATACTGAATAAATTAAACAACAATATAATATTAGCAGCAGAAGCTTCATATGGGAGCTGTAAGTGCTAAATTCTAGCAAATTATTTTATTTCGTCTTTGCTAAAATGAAGAATTAGTCAAATTTTCTTACATATTGTAGGTAACCAGTAACTTCTGTTATGTCCGTATGTGTGTGATTATTCCAGATCAAGCCTGTGGTTCATACAGTGAATATACTGCCATCATGTGTTTACTGAATATACCACAGTTTGTATGGAAATTAGGCTTTTAGTTGGTCATCTTTTAATAAAACTATACATTTCATAGAGATGTACATAACAAACTAGATCATAATGATGTGGTTTATAGTGCCAGCAGATTGGTGAATATCACTGCTCAGCAGATATTTCAGTGATCAATTTAGAAATCGACATATGCATGTTATGCTTTTTTCTTAGTATGTGGTGATGACAAGAAAAGTCAAACTGAATAATAACTGTGTAAATCCAAGTATTGGAATAATTTAAGAAGATAAGATGAGAAGATTCAGTGATTGAATACTCATTTGATAATGTAGACCAAACAGATGAAGCCCTAAGACAAGCAGTGAGTTAACTGTgaacaaacaacacagcagagaccGGAGAAGACAACACAGAAGCTAACAGTTTCTGGGAAGCAGAACTCAGCAGAACACAGCTTTCACAACCTTTGCTGTAAACCACACACTTGTGAGTAGTCGTAGAAGCAGGAGTTATTTTTCATGGTTTGTGGTGGGTGAGCCACACCCTTCAGCTCTTAGTCATGAGCAGAATCTTAATACAACCACACTTTGTAATAGTGTTCTCCCAACAGTTTGGAAAGGAAggtcctctgtttcctgtttcgtCATGACAGTGACCCCATGTTGAAGTTCATGAAGAAATGATTTTTCCTGATCAGTGGCTGTTCTGAGGTCAAATCTGTGCAACCAGGTCTTAAAATCGTGTGGTGTTGGAATGAGATGTTGAACTATCATACAGTTTTGTTGTGTTGGATGTCCACATACCTACCATACTGTGTAGCTTTCACTAGGAAAATACGTAGTATGACTTCAATACCCTAACATTTACCATTATAACTGCCCAATAAATGTCTCAGCTCAGTGGATATGGTTGACTGCATGTGTGCTCCACCAGTTTAGCACTCCTACAACATTGTCCCACTCAAAAAAGCATCAAATTTGATGCAGTGCATTCAGAGATGCCCTCTTTCTTATTCCGCTTCCTTGCCAAGACCTGGCATCTAttttacccacaatgcacctcgACCGCTGACAGTCGGAGATTTGGGTGCGCTATGCTAGTGCGCTATGCTAGTGGTGGCTGCTATTGGAGCTGCGAtgctgagaggagaggtgggTAACGGAGGACTTTTATGCTCACTCCCtacagttattttcatcattttcaaacTTAGTGTTCACCCTCGACTGATGCTGACTCAgatgacatcacttgaggcaattcaTCAGAGCCtcaaaaggctttatacaacttCCTTTTCCCCATATGTGCTCGCCctccccaagacctgtaaacagactttgatgtgtcaAATCGTTGGCGAATCTCTTTGAGCACTTCCAGCATTCACCATTTAAAACACTGCATCTCTGGGAGGTTGGTGATTAAAGTTTCTCAGCGTTCGTGACGTgcacctgacctgacctgaccgGATCATCGTCTGTGCGTGTTCGTGGGGAGAGGTGGTGGGACGCGCTGTTGACATAGaatttatttgtccttctgctgtttgtaaatGCCCTCTGACTCTCCTCTGGGAAGGTTCAAAACAGAGGCTGTCTCTGGAGAATGAGGCCGAGATGGAAGGACATGAATTCTCTCTTTGCATCAGATCCAAGGGCAAACTGTTTGTAGGGCTTCAAAGACCGGAGCCCTGACTCAAGGATTCATACCAGAGGAAATTGAGGGAGAGAGGCGCTTTTGATATTTCATCTATTTACAGCCTTTTCAAACACTATGCAgaggacactttttttttgttcagtatTTACCAAGAAACCCTGTGGTTGTTTGGCACAAACAAGCCTTTGTGTGGACACATTGATCCATTCTTTTATTCAGATTGCTATCTGTGGTCACCAGGCCTATGTAAATAGGTCCCATTTGAAGTGGTTCCTTTGTTCCATTTGAACGGCTGTtttgactgagaaaaaaaaaagcagtcatAACACAATGAAATGCCTTTGATAAACCTTGATATGAGGCACTTATTTCCAATTAgttacacagttttttttttgtgactgcAAACTATCAGCTGGAGAGCATCAGGCCCAGTGACGTAGTAATCAGTGTGAGGCGGTGCTTCACCACTAGAGGTCTATGCTTTCCCCTTAAACACAGTGGAGATGGAGAAGTTGCAtggaatgagaaaaaaaaggctcagaAATGTGTCAACAAGCAAAAATCTTAACCACCCTCTTATTTGTTTGCATGCAAAATGGTTTAATGAAACTTAATTGTGGGgtgaaatgctgctgcacatctGTCACGTTGCCACATCCTGGTTTAGGATTTCCTATTATCTGCTTTTTTTCAGGCTAGCTGTGCTATTTTTGAATTTTACCACCTTCAGGCAGTTCCAATGAGCGAGCCGGTTATTCTCTGTGTTcctcaaagacatttttaaaggtCAAGCATCCTGCAGCAGGGATCGGTGGTATCAACAGTTGGGCTTCTCTTTCACCAGCTGCCATTAAGTGATGATGCAGCTgactccctcctcatcctctgatCCTTTGGGTGGCAGCTCTGGGAGATCATTAAGTCACAGGCTGTTTTAGTCTGTCAGATATGTGCATTTTTtggttgtgttggtgtgtggTCTTGTGTGACAGCACTTCTGAAAACACTTGTTTAACGTCTCTGGCTGTGGAGGAACTTTGTCTGAGAAAATGACCCCTAATGATGCCTTCAGGGCTATTTTTGCTTGGATTTGGAAACTGTTACAAGCTTGGGGCATcgagtttgaaagatgtggatTCACACCAGGCAGTTTGGGTAGAAAGAAAAGATGCCAGTGCTGGTTGCATAATGGGAATAGTAATATTTAAGCCACACTTGGGAGTAAAAGTCAGCGTATCTTGCACCATGCTGCTTCAATTTTGACAATTCTTTTTTAATCTATCTCCTCTGAGTCCCTGACTTTAGTGCAGTAGTAATGTGATGAACTACCCCTCTGACATTAAGATAAAGTTCTGGGTGTGATACGGTAAGGGAAAGTTCAGTATTTTGGAAAATCTGCATATTCACTGTCTTGCTGAGAGCTTGATGGGAAGATTGACACCACACTGAAGGTGCAGCTGGGAGCTCACAACAAACAAGATTTAACATGTTAATtcgtgagctttagaggtgcaggTAGTGGGATTTAGTGACCTTTAAAtagagccaggctggctgtttacAGATGTTtgagtctttatgctaagctactcTCTGGCTGTAGCTTTGTAAACACTGCCCCGACCTAATATGATGATCGAAATGACTCCCTGACCAATGCTACATATGTGATTGACCAATTACTACTTAATTCACTTGTGTTTGTAAGTGCGTAGGTGTTGTACCAAACTCCTATAGTTTTGACATTTCCTGCAGTATACAAAGACATAAACCTTCACCTTTCTCTTAATGTCCAATAACATTTAAATAGACTCAGAGCTAACTTGGTGTATGTGTTTCTGCCTGACAGCAAGTACGTGAGTGTGAAAGGTCCAGCGGGTGGGTGGTCGGTCTGTTTTGTGTTCCCACAAGGAGACAGAGGCATAAAACTGGTCTTCCTCTCCACTGGCTGCCAAAATAATTCGTCTGGAGTCACACCAAGCCAACAGTTTTCCTGGACTGGAGAGCAGAGGGCATCTAATGATCCAGAAATGACAAATCACTGATTTTCCTGCTCATTTCAAAAAGAGTGTTGGCAAATTTATGCCTGGCGTGCATGTGGGTCAAATGGACGGGAAAGAAACAGCTTAATGCACCATTTGTGGCTTATTTTCCAGATCTGATCCATCCATGCATTTTCTAACATGGCGGCTGTTTCCCCTTAAAAAATAGGTTGCAAAATCTTTagttattatatttttttgtcaaattgaGGCATTACTCTAAAAGTAGCTGGTTAGCAAGCATGAAAATCATTGTTTTCCGTCACATGTTGTCGTTATGAACAGACCCATCCTTCCTGTAAGTTTTCCCAGTTCACAGAGAGGTGTTGTCAGAAGAAGTGCAAGATAATGTTTACAAGAAAtctttaataaaagacaagtgTTACACCCTTGTAGAGAAGATTGACACAgatacataacacacacacaccatgtcaTAGTTGGTCTTATATACAAACACATTATTCAAGCGAGTCCCAtacaaacacatgtgcacacacccgcactcacacacacgaaCAGAGAAAGACACTGATTACTACCACTGATTATCTTCCATATCCAAATATACctaatgtatgtttttttgGCCATTGGTACAGTACACTTTTGCACACAAAGGGGATGACTTGGAACACTATAATGCATACAACATGATACAGGCTGTCCCAGTGTGCAGCAATGATCCACTGAGTGgaaaaacagtccaaaaaatTCCCTCATTGAATCACCGCAGCAGGATGTTACAACTAGCTTCATGGAAaaggatgaagaagaaacaggaagacGAGAGCAAAAAGAAGGTAGAGCATGTGAGCGGTCAGGGGTGAGCGAGTGAAAAGGAAATagaaggaggcaggggagaCCAGCGAGAGAAGGagcaagaggagaaagaggtcAGGTGTGAGAGGTTAAAGCGTTCCTTCGTCCAGCAGTTTGTTGATGCCGTTGCAGATCTTCCTCAGAGAGAGTCTGTACTCCTCTGCGTCCCCGTACAGCTCGGCCAGGAACTCCCCGTGGGCAAAATGGTTGAAAACGTGATCGATGCGGGCATGTGAGCGCGCGGTCAGGTGCTGCTCGACCAGGGTGTGAAGCAGGTCCCTGCACTCCAGCAGGAGCTCTGACAGAATATTCCTGTCAAAGGTGTACTCCACCTCGTAGAACGACACCGCTGTCATGGCCGCCTGGTTCATCTTCTTCTTGAAGCGCTCCACTGTGTCCAGCTCGTCGGGGCTGAACTGGTGGTTGCGGTACAAGATGCCGATCTTCAGGGCGATCTTGATGACGTCCTTGATGATCTTGTGGGCCTCCTTCTTGCTCTTGGTGAACTCCCGGCTCGTCTTGTAGAGCTCGTCCAGGATCTCGCTGCTGGTGTCATCCGTCAGCATGTTGGCCACCACCATGGTCGCCATCTTGCTCAGGATCTTCTTCTGGGCCTGCAGGGCCAGGGAGCGAGAGTTGAAGCTCTCCTGTCCTGAGGgcacagaaaagagaaacaaagagaaagacaaggttTGCTGTTAGTCTTAAAGGTCAGAAATTttgttttggccacttgggcGCCATAACAGATCAGCAGACAGCGTGCTGCCTCTCTGAGAGATATTGAATGGATAAActcaggcagcagcacagcagcctgaaCGTGGGAAAAAGATGGAGCACTTTTACAGTACATCTGTGTACATGTTCTTATTCCGATCTTTAACCACCCGCCTTAGATTCCAGCACAGTATGTTTACATGTAACAGCTGACTTTCATCAAGACAGAGCATTTG of Chaetodon auriga isolate fChaAug3 chromosome 1, fChaAug3.hap1, whole genome shotgun sequence contains these proteins:
- the tnfaip8l3 gene encoding tumor necrosis factor alpha-induced protein 8-like protein 3, whose amino-acid sequence is MDSDSGEQSDGDLSPGQESFNSRSLALQAQKKILSKMATMVVANMLTDDTSSEILDELYKTSREFTKSKKEAHKIIKDVIKIALKIGILYRNHQFSPDELDTVERFKKKMNQAAMTAVSFYEVEYTFDRNILSELLLECRDLLHTLVEQHLTARSHARIDHVFNHFAHGEFLAELYGDAEEYRLSLRKICNGINKLLDEGTL